A genomic window from Planctomycetia bacterium includes:
- a CDS encoding MMPL family transporter: MRTASQEPSRPFFERFALPILIVAMFLLPLVGRGARQSLLGNRNDVAQWLPDKYEETQQFRDFRRHFADEQFVLVSWDGCTLDDPRLELFTQKIEQGIQDGFEMPLGRKKLFSSITTGPRLIKRLGEGRYPLEREEVIDRFHNTLIGKDKKITCAVITFNKFGADLGQLRKSVELIRNIASNECAVKPEALHMGGPPVDNVALDESGESSLFRLAGISAAVGLLVAWWCLRIPKLIFLVFSTGIYSAMLSLAIVYYTGTTMNAILLTMPTLVYVAAISGAIHLTNYYREAVEHEGVRVAPGAALRHAALPLGLATGTTAAGLLSLCITDLVPIFLFGLYCALGVLASTVVLCLFLPAALQLWPLPSHAAHAEAKAGSNSFDPFGSRRWRLVGRAIVRHHNLVSAGCILLMCGAGYGLRYAQTSINLMRFFSAGSDIRQDYAWLEQNLGPLVPMEVIIPFDKDSPLSMLERMQVVEWIQFKVSELPEVGEAMSALSFSPTPAALAQRIQEENPNAPPLIVQTVSNNILKDELAPTGYIKDDENGNQLWRVTARLGALDEIDYGQFVGEIRTTVNTAIGEMQEGSDPGAFKGLAENIKYTGLVPLVYKAQHTLLDNLIWGFVGDWFLITIVMMLVVRSFSAGMLLMFPAVFPAAIVFGLMGWSGLLIDTGTVMTPAVALGVTVDDVVHFMLKFREGLRMGKRRRHAIMFAYEHCAQAMYQSWGVISLGLSVFAISPF, encoded by the coding sequence ATGCGAACAGCCAGCCAGGAACCTTCCCGCCCCTTCTTCGAGCGCTTCGCGCTGCCGATTCTGATCGTGGCGATGTTTTTGCTGCCGCTGGTAGGGCGCGGGGCGCGGCAATCGCTGCTCGGCAACCGCAACGACGTCGCCCAATGGCTGCCGGACAAGTACGAAGAAACGCAGCAGTTTCGCGATTTCCGCAGGCATTTCGCCGACGAGCAGTTCGTCCTCGTCTCCTGGGACGGCTGCACGCTGGATGACCCGCGACTGGAGTTGTTTACGCAGAAGATCGAGCAGGGGATCCAAGACGGCTTCGAGATGCCGCTCGGCCGCAAGAAGCTGTTCTCCTCGATCACCACGGGTCCGCGACTTATCAAGCGACTGGGCGAGGGGCGCTATCCGCTGGAACGCGAAGAGGTGATCGATCGCTTTCACAATACGCTGATCGGCAAAGACAAGAAGATCACCTGCGCGGTGATCACCTTCAACAAATTCGGCGCTGACCTCGGTCAACTGCGCAAATCAGTGGAGTTGATCCGCAACATCGCCTCGAACGAATGCGCGGTGAAGCCCGAGGCGCTGCACATGGGCGGTCCGCCCGTCGATAACGTGGCGCTCGACGAGTCCGGCGAAAGCAGTTTGTTCCGCCTGGCGGGCATCTCCGCCGCTGTCGGCCTGCTGGTGGCCTGGTGGTGCTTGCGGATTCCCAAGCTGATTTTCTTGGTGTTCAGCACCGGAATTTACTCAGCGATGCTGAGCCTGGCGATCGTCTACTACACCGGCACGACGATGAACGCCATCCTGTTGACGATGCCGACTCTCGTCTATGTAGCGGCAATCTCCGGCGCAATCCATCTGACGAACTACTATCGCGAAGCGGTGGAACACGAAGGCGTGCGCGTGGCGCCTGGCGCTGCCCTGCGCCACGCCGCATTGCCGCTGGGCTTGGCGACCGGCACGACCGCCGCGGGATTGCTTTCGCTTTGCATCACTGACTTGGTACCGATCTTCTTGTTCGGCTTGTATTGCGCGTTGGGGGTGCTAGCGAGCACCGTGGTACTTTGCCTGTTTCTGCCGGCGGCGTTGCAATTGTGGCCGTTGCCCTCGCACGCGGCGCACGCCGAGGCGAAGGCAGGAAGCAATTCGTTTGATCCCTTCGGCAGCCGCCGCTGGCGACTGGTGGGTCGCGCCATCGTGCGACACCACAATCTGGTGTCGGCAGGCTGCATCCTGCTGATGTGCGGCGCTGGCTACGGGCTGCGCTACGCGCAGACCTCGATCAACCTGATGCGGTTCTTCTCCGCTGGCTCGGATATCCGCCAAGACTACGCCTGGTTGGAGCAAAACCTCGGCCCGCTCGTGCCGATGGAAGTCATCATCCCTTTCGACAAAGACTCGCCGCTCTCGATGCTGGAGCGGATGCAGGTCGTCGAGTGGATTCAGTTCAAAGTCAGCGAACTGCCCGAAGTGGGCGAGGCGATGTCGGCGCTGTCGTTTTCGCCGACGCCAGCTGCGCTGGCTCAGCGGATTCAGGAAGAGAATCCGAACGCACCGCCTTTGATCGTCCAGACAGTGTCGAACAATATTCTCAAGGATGAACTCGCGCCCACGGGCTATATCAAAGATGACGAAAACGGCAATCAACTCTGGCGCGTGACGGCGCGATTGGGCGCGCTTGATGAGATCGATTACGGTCAGTTCGTCGGAGAGATCCGCACGACGGTCAATACCGCCATCGGCGAGATGCAGGAAGGCTCCGACCCGGGTGCGTTTAAAGGCTTAGCGGAGAACATCAAGTACACCGGGTTGGTGCCGTTGGTTTACAAGGCGCAGCACACGCTGCTCGACAATCTGATCTGGGGATTTGTCGGCGACTGGTTCCTGATCACGATCGTGATGATGTTGGTCGTGCGGAGCTTCTCCGCCGGCATGTTGCTGATGTTCCCGGCCGTGTTCCCGGCCGCGATCGTGTTTGGTCTGATGGGCTGGTCCGGCTTGCTGATCGATACCGGCACGGTGATGACCCCGGCCGTGGCGCTTGGGGTGACCGTGGACGACGTCGTTCACTTTATGCTCAAGTTCCGCGAAGGCCTCCGCATGGGCAAGCGCCGCCGGCATGCGATCATGTTTGCTTACGAGCATTGCGCCCAGGCGATGTACCAAAGCTGGGGCGTGATCTCGCTGGGACTCTCGGTGTTCGCGATCAGCCCGTTCAT